The nucleotide window AAGAGTAGTCCAGACCTGTTCAGACGTGCGGAGCTGCGTCATCTGTCCAAGGATATCCTCGGTCATGGAGCCGAGGAGGGCGATCATCACCAGCTGATCCTGCTGGTACCATCGAAGGAACGCCAGATTAGCCACCTCCTGGGCCGCATCGCCGGTGCCTTCTGTGATGGTGTGTGGCGACGCCTTTTTGGAGCCGGAGACATCCGAACAAGCCGTTCGAGGCGAGGGCAGGGACAGCCTGGGTCTTCCACAGAAGGAAGTTTTCCCTGGTGAGACGTAGGGTGATGAGGTTTCCGATCGAGGTGATCGTGGGTGCGGCAGAGGAGCTTGAACTGGTGGCAAGGGTGCCGATGGGCTGGGTGGTGAGAGCGTCGGCGGTGTTGGAGAGGAGGCTGGGGGTGGTGtcggccatggtggaagatgGGATCTTGGTGCTCTGATACCAAGTTAAAGAGAATTGTTTGCCGTGCAATGCCCCGAGGAGCAGGTCATGTATTTATATGGGCAATGACTTGATTGCCAAGATTACAAGTACAGGATAAGTACAACAACCGGTGGAGATATACGCTGGTTGTTTGAACAAGATATACATGAGCTATTCTAACTAACTTACGTTAAGATCTTGTACGTTAACACTCTTCTGTCAACAGCCTCTACATCCCCACCGCCCTTCTTCACGCTGTGCCGTCCCTGTTAAGGCGAAAGACCGCCCTACTTGAGCTCCTCTCGTGCGACGCCCCGCTCTTCGTCGAGCAGTACGACGGCTCGCTACACCCGGACGAGTTCGCCTTCTTCGACATGCTCCGAGATGACTACGAGGTCTAATCGCACCTCCGCCGCCTGCGCGCCTCCGCCTCCTGGAAAGGCGGTTCCCCTCATGTGTACCTCATCTGCTTGCCTAGCTAGTGCGCCACAAAGAGCACTTCTCCCACCCGGGAACCTCCTGCGAGCGGCCAACACTCACGGAggccatgtcgccgccgtcgccgcaaTCTACGTCCCCTCCAGCATTGCCAAACTCATTTGTGGTGTTGAGAATACAGAGCAAGCCGCCGTGCGGGGTGACCTCTGTGCATTTCCCCGGCTCAATGGGAGGCATACGATGGTTAGGTTGTAGCCTCGCCGAGCCCGTGGAGCTCGACACCTTCGCCCGGCGGCGGCAGAAAGAACAGGCGGACATGATGTTCCGCGGGGCATAGCCATACGCGAGCAGTCCGACATTGTCGCAGCTCTCCGCGTCAATTCCCCGCACACGTACAACATCACACTCTGTaatcccttttcaacaaagacgCCGCCCAACTTGGCATCCGGCGTGCCGACCAGTACACCAACCGGGAGTATGCCTGCGATTGTGGGGGTGTAGCTAGATGAGAGGTGGGAAAGAACATGTCGGACAGCCACGTCAGGCAGGTGGAAGGCCTGTGTTGACGAAATCGCAAACATGGTGCCGATCGGCGCCACGCACCCGTGCACTTGCAAACATGGCGCCGGCAGTCGGCCAACAACGCCAATGAACTTCAAGTTGGCCGTGGCGAGGGAGTTTGGGATTCAAGTTAGCATCGTTCATGGACCACACAAGGCTTCGGGAGCTCTAGAACGCGGCGCTGGAGAGCTACAGCAGCGGCTGGAGCTCGGCGTGCTGTTCAACGGTGAACGCAAATAAGATGTTCGACAGAATTTTAGAGAGGAGTGGCAGTAGAGAGAGAGGAGTATTTGCCACATCAGCGAAATACAAAGGATACGATACTAGTGACCGTAGAGTGACACGTCCTGGCAACCTCGGTAACCGTATTTTGACCTTTCCTaaatacaatgatcaaagtgaacTCTAGGATCAAGTTCAGGTACTATAGATGTAGTTTACTCTCTGATTTGGCTACTCAAATGCACGGGCGATAGCGGAAGGAGGGAATCTTTTACAGAAGTCATAGCGGCTGCTCAAAATTAAGAGTGGGGGGGAATTATTTTTCTTTGACTCCTCAAATTTTTAAGAAGTTAACCATTTGAGAGTTGGGGCTAGGTGCATGTTAGTCAGCGAAATGAAAAGGTGATGTAAAGCGACAAAACCATTTGAGAGTTAGGGCTAGGTGCATGTTAGTCAGCGAAATGAAAAGGTGATGTAAAGCGACAATGCGTGCAATATGCCTCAAGACAAGGCCAAATTAATAAATGGAAAAGAGAGTTCAGAAAGGACAAACCAAACCGAACCAGGCCCTCGTCGCGTACCCTTCACCCTCCTTCAGCCCAACGTTGACAAGTGACGTCCAGTCTTGTGTGTTGTCCGGTCGTGTCCGGCTTGAGCTCTTGTTATAATGGGATGATCAAGCAAGATTATTTTCTAATGATTTAATAGAGCTCCCGGCGTGGGCAGCGTGCTTTCCAAGTAGGCCATCCAAAGGGGCTAAACCAGGATTCAGACCACAAACCTGATTTGTTTACGCTCTCCTGGTGCTCTTTTAGACAGTGACTCTGTTCTTGTTTGCTCTCCAAACCAAGTTCATTGCTTGGATGGGTGGGTCTTTCTTGTCACGTCCTGACGGGAAACATTATCAGAACCAAAGGACGCCTCTCCAAGGCAGCCAAGGGTATGTCGTTGAGCCTATCCAGTGCAAGTGGATCTGCAGGTACCGATCCAAGCGAAGTTGTGCTAGCTAGCTGGGCGGCAGGGTGCAGCAAGCACGTACCAAGTGTGGCAAGCGGCAAGCGCCAACTGGGAGTCCAACAAAATAGGAAGTacctagaactcatctagatgagatataatttggtctcattcactTGGAAAACAAAAACATATAGCATCCATGTCGCACACACTCATCTTATAGCAtcttatagcatcacatccaatggctataaaagatgaatgagaccaaattatatctcatctagattaGTTCTAGTAAAACTGAACATAATACGTGTTGGGCGTGCCTCGGTTCGTACCATGCACCGCCCCATGGCCGGGAGCACGCAGGGGCGACACGTCCATCTGCACCGGGGAAACCCGTCCACCGATCATCATCCGCGCCGCACTCAGAGGACGGCGGCCGTCGACCCGCAGGCCGTGCTCGCCGCCATGCATATGTTCTAATTATTGGTGCCTTCGACCAGCTGACAAAATGGAAAACGGGAGAATGGGCGTTACATCTTACATGACGTGCTCGTCGATCGTCTGCACTGCACATGCAAATTGCAATGTACCATGTGGCACGAAAAGTACCTTTCAACCTGTCCCCTTCAGCAAACCTGAATTCTTCATTGCTTGCTTAGCACTATACTAGTACCTTTCAACGGGAGTATTAAGCAGTGAGAGCAGGTGATATATTTTGGCACGGGGTTCTTGCATGATAGTACATTCAGATGCTATAGTATAATTGACCAGATGGTCACGCTAGCTCGCAAAATCAGATGCTATAGTCCTTCCTGCCCCCTTGCAAAATCAGAACGGACGGTCACGCTAGCTCGCGTACTGACGGACGACGACAAGATGAATCTGCGTAGCTTTCATGCACGTCTCGCTCGAAATCGATCGATCGGGGCGGATCTGCAAGTATCCCTTAACATTTCACAAAGCACTATACATACATCGAACCGGCCCAACCATGCCTGAGGCCACTCAAGACGCGGACCAGAAAACATTGGGCCGTCTCGGCGTCTTGCCGGAAGAGCGAGCAAGGAGATCGCCGCGACCGGGCGGTGCCCGTCCCTCTCACGCCGTCGCTGTTCCGTGTGGTGGTGGCACCTACCTACCTCAGTTGCTCTCCTGCCACCACTCCACTAGCTCTATTTGTTTACGGCCTTGAAGAATCTGTGAATGCGAGCCATCATGCCCCTTTGAGCTCTGAACCTCTTCCTCCTGTAACGAAAGTCTATCCGTCGAAGCAGAAAAAGGGAACCACCGAGGCACGATTGCACGACCGACGGTGCAACCGTCGTCTGTTCTAATCCTCGGCCGAACTCCATCGTTGGATACACTCCCCGTCCGCCCAAATGGGAATTTGCTGGACACAGTGTTTTTCGGCAATTGTTCAGCGCTATATCTCGGCGTAGTATCGAGCATGGTCTGAAACTACTGTACTAAGCAAGGCCTCATTTGGAGGATAGGTAATGGCGAACTAATTGGTACGTGGCGACACCCATGGATCCCTTGTGGTCCTTCCTTCAAACCGGTCACCCAAAGAGAAATTGTCGTTTAAGCAGAGTTTCTGATATATTTGTTTGACAATGGTGCATGGAATATTCAGCTTCTTAATGGGCATTAATTTCTGGGTTGCCTATGGATGTGTTACAATTTCAGAAGATTCGTACATCGCCAAGACAACTAAGACTTTATTGGCTTGGCAACCCGAGAAAAGTGGATGTTTTACGGTTATAAGTGCATACCATCTTGCTATGCAGAATCATGAGGAAGCCTTCTCAAGTGCATGCAATCTGGAATCTTATATGGCGAGCATCTGTTTCACAGAAAACGAAAGTAGTGACGTGAAAGGTAGCGACTGGGTCTCTAGCTACTTTCAAGTGCATGCAATATCGACATTTACGGACGCAGGTAACCTGCCTGCTATGTGGTGTCGATGATGAGAGCTCCTATCACGCCCTTGTGACTTGCAATGCAGCGGTGCAGTTGTGGGATGGTCTGAGGAACGTTTGGCCCCTCCCAAGCATACAAATTCTACTAAACAATGGGGAGGAATGGCTGCTGAGTGTCCTTGTTAATTGTAGAGAAAAAGTTCGTGATATGCTGATCATTCTGATTTTGAGAATATGGACTGTACGGAATGATGTTTTGCAGTGGAAAGGCCAAGTTTCAGCACAAGTATCAATTGATTTTCTGGCCAGTTATTTGAATTCCATATGGCATGCAAAAGTTTACAGTGCTGAGGATATGATTACAGGTAAAATAATCCTGAGCGAGGTTTGCGTCGATTTGCCGAAGTTCGAAAGAACAACGATCAGGCCCTGACCTCCTCCAGCCGTAGGTTAGGTCGCCCTCTCGGTTTACGGTTCATTTGCTGCTAATGGGTCCGCGGGTGCGGGTATGGTCCTTTGGAATGCAAATGGAAGTCTGATTTTTGCTGCCTATCGTCACCTTTTCTTTTGTAGTGATGCTCTTAGAGCTGCAATAAGGGAGGGTATCTCACTTGGtattgagcaatcagatttttcgGTGGTGCTTCAGTCGGACTCATTGACAGCTCTGTCTTCATTGTTCTCCGGTACTCTTGACCATTCAGCTTATGGACATTTAGTTATCGAGATAAAGCATCTATTAGTTGATAGAGAGTTTATTCCGATGAAAATTTCGAGAGATCAAAATAGAGTTGCTAGTCGTCTGGCGAACTACAGGAGATTATAGTGTAGCACAGGTTGTTGGCTACAGAATTGCCCCCGTTGTATTGCTGAGTTTCTGCCAACTAATTGTAACTCTAATCACATGGAATAAAAACTCTTTTACTTCGCAAATTTTTTTACATCACATTAACAAATCAAattattatttccaacaagttttCATTCTAATTATACCATAGCTAATgtatttttattttaattttaattAAGAAACCAAAAATGAAGTGATATTTATGAACAACATATTTGCAGATGGATATTTGTGAAAATTTAATGGTCTCATTTCCATTATTTCAACATAATATCATTACAATATGATAAGACATTTACACATTTAAATGTCTAGCATGTGCATTTGCCCGGGCCACTTTGCTAGTTAATAAATAAACAAACACAGTTGGGACAAACGAAACCGAACCAGTTCATCGTCGCGTACCCTTCACCTTCTTCCAAACGAGTGTTGACAAATGACAAGTGACGTCTAGTCTTGTGTGTTGTCCGGTCGTGTCCGGCTTGAGTTCTTGTTACAATGGGATAATCTAGCATGATTAACTTAATAGAGATCCTTGTTTAATAGAGATCCGTGCGTCGGCAGCATGCTTCCCAAAGATCGTCCACAGGGGCGAAAGGACCTGACACCGCCGTGATGTGGATCCAAGCAGACGATCGATGTCGAACCAGGGCTGAGACCACAAACCTGACTTGGCTACGCTGTTCTTGTCTGCTGGCTAAACCAGATTCATTGCTCGGAACTCGCCACTTGGACGGGTGGTCTCCTCTCGTCACTGTAAAATGCAACTCCTACGCGTTATCAATTCGTCCGATGCCACGTTCATCTGAACCGGAAACAGGTCCATCGATCATCATCCGCACACGCTTTACGCTTAGGCCGCTGCCGGAGTTCAAATTATTGATGCCTTCCATCGCCTGACGAAACGGAGAACGGAGAATGGCTGCCCGCCTTTTGCAAACGGAGAaagcgagagtggttttacaaTGATGTGCTCGCGTCGTTTGCACGTAGTGCAATGTACCATGTGGCACGAAAAGCACTACCTTTCTATACCTGTCCCCTTCGACAATTTTTTTTCGAGGGACCCTTCAACAAATTTAACTTAATTCATGCGCGCGTCGATGTAACAATATCTTATGCTTGTCCGTGTGAGAGCATGTGATATAGTTTTGGCACCAAGTACGTGCTCGACAGTTGTGTGGTCACACACACAAGAATACGTGGAAAAACACACACAAGAATACGTAAAAACATTGGGATGCCCATGTTATGATAGATCAGATCCCtgcaaaaaaaataaaatcaGATCCTCCTGCCCCCCTGCAAGATCAGAACGGACGGCCAATCCGCATAGCTTTCGCACACGCTTTTTTTTAGCACAGTATATACGTAAATGTTTATATAAACGCGCACACACTCATCTCTATGAACGCGTATATACACACTTATCTCTATAAGCACCTCCGAGAAACTGAGCCGgtatatcatcttgagattttatgAAGTCACCATAGATGCCCCGTAGTCGATGGGaacatctcctcccactgaaagcataTCATcggaaattctaaaataaattcagaataaatgcgagcaccaagACTTGAACCCTAATGAGCTGGAGATATCATTGTTCATTTAATCATTTCAATCACAGATTGGTTCGCCTTTCGCACACGTCTTACTCAGATCGATCGGGGCAGATCTACAAGCATCGTGTAACATTTCATAAAGCACTGTGCACTGAACCGGCCGATCCATGCCTGATTTCGACAAGCCGCTCAAGATGCAGACCACGAAACATTGGCCGCCACGCGCCCGGCGTCTCTGCTGTCCAGCCGAAAGAGCCGCCCGTCGCTGTTCATGTCGTGGCGGCACGGCGGCACCTACTACCTACCTACCTCAGTTGCTCTCGACTGGACTCTCCAATCCACCAGCAGCTTTGCCGTCGTTTGTTCACGGCCTCGAAAGATAGATTAGCTTTGCCGTCGTTTGTTCACGGCCTCGGAAGGAAGGAAGAATCTTTCTGTAAACCATAATGTGCCTTTGGGCTTTGAAACTTTCTCCACATCCACAAAGCAAAAGGTAGAGTAAGCAGCACCGAGGCACGACCGACGGTGCAACCGTCGTACTGTATGCTCTAATCCTCGGCCCAGCtccattattattattattattattattattattattattattattattagcAGTGGACTGTGTGGGCACGCCCCCGTCGGCTCACCGTCGGCCAAGATCGAGGCCACGTACGTCCCGGTCGTGGTGGTGCTCCTGCGTGCTGAACCGTACCCGTTGCTTAGCCGCCAAGGCGGTGGGTTGATCAAAGTGGTGCGTGTGCATGCATGGACGGATGGCACGACCCACCGACTGCTCACCGTGAGCCAATCATCGCTCGGCTTGGAACGCACGACTGGCACGGAAGCCGAGCACATTTTCGCCACCTCGCCGGCGCGCGGCGGGCCGACTCGTGTCGCCGCCGGAAAGGCGCGGCGAAAGCAGCCGGGGAAGACGCCAAGAATGATGCCGCCCCGCCCCGGCGCACGCACGCACCACCACCTCACCTCGCCAACTTTCCACATCCGGCGAACCGCCTCCGCCCCGACCCGTCCCCCGCGCCACCTATAAAACCCACCCCaccccacctcctcctcctcatcccaCTCCACTCCCATCACCACACAGCgcgcaccagcagtccagcacacACTGCACCCACTGACACTGTGACAAGCCGACGCGCACCAAAGCTAAGCTAAAGCTGGCGGCGGCGATGGAGATGGTCCTGGACTGGCGCTCGGTGGGCTCGCTGATCGCGACGGTCATGGTGTTCCGGACGGCCATGCGGGACTTCATCCCGCCGGAGGCCGAGCTGTGGCTGCGCCGCCTGCTGGCGCGCCTCGCCGCCGCGTTCCGGGCGCCCACGGCCACCATCCTCATCGACGAGGCCGACGGCGCCAGCTCCGGCGCCACCAACGACCTCTACGACGCCGCGCAGCTCTACCTCGGCTCGCgctgcctcgccgccgcccccgccgtgcGCCTCTACAAGCCGCGCCAGTCGGAGCGCGCCGTCGCCTCGCTCCCGGACTCGCACACCGCGGACGACACCTTCCAGGGCGTCCGCGTCAAGTGGACCTCCACGGCGCGCCCCGTCGAGCGCGGCGCCGGGCACAACCCCTACAACGTGTTCGGCtcccgcggcggcggcgccggcggcgacCACCGCAGCCTCGAGCTCCAGTTCCCGCGCCAGCACCGCGACTTCGTGCACGACACCTACATCCCCCACATCATCGACGAGGCCACAAGGATGCGGCTCAAGTCGCGGGAGCGCAGGCTCTACACCAACCGCGCCGCCGCGCCCGGCGACGACCACCACCGCCTCTGGACCTCCCACACCTTCTCCCACCCCTCCACCTTCGACACGCTCGCCGTCGACCCGGCGCTCCGTGAGGAGATCCGCGCCGACCTGCTCCGCTTCGCCGCCCGCCGGGAGCACTACGCGCGCGTCGGCCGCGCCTGGAAGCGCGGGTACCTGCTCCACGGCCCGCCCGGCACCGGCAAGACCAGCCTCGTGGCCGCCATCGCCAACCTCCTCGAGTTCGACGTGTACGACCTGGAGCTCACCACGGTGCCCACCAACTCCCACCTCCGCCGCCTGCTCGTCTCCACCACGCCCAAGTCCGTCGTCGTCGTGGAGGACATCGACTGCTCCCTCGACCTCTCCGACCGCAAGAAGAACTCCGGCGGCGCCGACGAGGACAACACGCAGCTGGCCATGCTCTCCCCGGCCGCGGCCGCGGCCATGGCGGCGATCGGGCGCGAGTCCATCAGCCTCTCCGGCGTCCTCAACTTCGTGGACGGGCTCTGGTCGTCCTGCGTGGGCGAGCGCCTGATGATCTTCACCACCAACCACCCGGAGCGGCTGGACCCGGCGCTGCTCCGCCCGGGCCGCATGGACCGCAAGATCGAGCTCGGCTACTGCACGCCCGCGGCGCTCCGCGTGCTCGCCAAGAACTACATCGGCGTCGGCGAGGACCCCGAGGACGAGCCCGACGCGGTGGTGGACGGCCTCATGGCCGAGGCCGAGGGCCTTCTGGCCGCCGACGTGCGTATCACGCCGGCCGACATCGGCGAGGTGTTCATGGGCTGCGACGGCGcaggcgcctccgccgccctcAAGAGGCTCGTCGGCGAGCTGCGCGGCAGGAGAGACGCGCCGGCCGCCGATACGGTGCAGTCCGGTGCAATGACAGAGGAGAAGATGGAGTGAGGAAGATCAAAGACACAGAGATTGACCAGTGGTAGGTGGCTTGTTGCAGCATTGCCTGGAGGATTGCAGATGAAATTAACTTGAATAATCCCTTGATATCAGCACCAGATCGATCGTTGTTTACGTGTTCGTGTCATCGTGTTGCGGGGTTTGCATACAAGTGGCTGCTTGATCACCGAATTCGATAGATCCTCTTGTAGTTTTTGTTCTATAATATTAGTAGTTTAATAAAGTTAAGCTCAGAAGAAAAAGCAGTATCATAAAGTTTCTTCCGTCTTTTGTAAGCACCACGTTCTTGGATTTTTGTTTGAGCTATCATGCGTTGACGTCGGAATTTAGGTCAGGATAAAATACGAGCAACGGTCGGTACAAAATGTTGATCGCCGAAGATGGAGTGAGGCAGATGTGATACTGAGATTGACCAGTACGTACAGCAGAAGGAACTAATAACTTCAGTATTCCATGGTATCTGCTGCATCAGATTCAGATAGGTCGATATGTAGAGTGACATACGTGTTCGTGTCATCATGTGGCTGCTTGACCATCGAACTATTCTTCCTTTTGTTGCGTATAGTGGTACGCCTGTGTACTCACATGATGGATGGAGGTTAGTATAGTGTATTAACCAGGCATGACATGACATGAAATGATGACAGTCAGCACTAGTAGAAAGTTTCTTCCGTCCTTTTTAAGAGCACTTCTTCTATTCTTGTTTGAGCTTTCGCATATCATTGATGTCAAAATTTAGGTCAGGATAGGATTGTTCAGGCATGGCGATGGTCGGTACAACATGTTGATGGCCGAATTGAAAACGACGGGTAAAGTAGTATACGTCGTGCCTTTCCACCTTGTTTTTAATACGGGGAAGCCACTTGGCACTTTATTACCAGTTTAGCAGAGTTACAGCATATACAGTCCAACGTCTCAAACCATCTCTTATACATCCGCGGATGCGTCCGGTCAATGACCAGACaatagagagaagaaaaaaaggtGATCCAACCGGATCTCTCATATCATCCCTATACGTCCGGGCTGTCCGCGAACCCTCATATCCATCTCAAATGTAAGGAGGATATGAGGGCTTGCCGACACACCCGGCCAGTCCGCCATGTAGGATGCGGCCACATTCCGGACcatcttttttctttctttattcatttttttctttctttttcttcatCTTCACCAATCACATGCAAGTGACTGAACATATGAGGAAGAAAATGAGGATTGTGATTGCGTGGACAGACAAATAGGGACTCAAAACTGATACGCCCGGTCACTGACCGGACGTGTCCACGGACGTTTGAGGGGTCAAATTAGAGGTGCGTCGCTGTCGATGCTTTTACATCCGTCAAGACAACGTGAAAAACTAGGTGGTTCATCATTCCACCACTACATCAACTGTGAAATAACGTCAAGTGTTCCACGTTGGTTCGTTGTGCCTTTCTTAAATAACGTCACTTCTCAAAGTATGTGGAGAGCAAGTATAATAAGATGATGAAAGCCGGTAATGCTACATGGAGAACGAGCAACATGAAGTCTTTTActttgaaatttttgaaaatcTCATTTTGAAGttgaaaaaaaatctaaaaaaatcaCACCAATTCATACTAATGTATAGTGCATGGGTGTAAAATCTGAAGATGATATACATATGGTGAGAGCTGCACAAAAAAGAGAACCTGTAATTTTGAAATAATGAACAGTACACACCATTCACTATAAAGAATGCacaaatttgtcatttttgtagCTCTCACCATAATGTATTTCATTTCAGACTTTACACACATGTAAAACACATCAATATGAATGTGTATGGTTTTGTTAGATTTTTTTGAAActaaaaaaatgatttttttttgaaaaagagcTCCATGGAGCTCGTCCTCCAAAATGCCCTATCCGATGTTCTATAAGTATTTTAATATTATGTTTTTCCTGAGTTGGGAGAGAGAAAGAAGAGAAGCAAGCTCTAGATTTATAGCCGGTTGTAGCACGGGCTCGAAGAAGCATTCTGAGAGTGGAAGATGGACCATATGTTAATTAGTGCTTTCGTATAGCTAATTACTATATATATTGGCTATTACATTGACTATAGACAACATACTATAATCAATAGTTGGCTATATTATTAAACATGCTCAAGCTATATAGGGTCTCTATAAAATTAGGGAATGTGAAATTTCAAGTGGAATGCTAGGCATCAGTTGGATGGAGGGTGCGCCTAGTCGGTGTCTCCATCATCATCCAATCAAACTTAAACGTGTTGCTTCTAGTGTATTCTCATCGTAGTAAAGATAATAATAATTGTGCATAACTTCGCGTAGTATGTCAAGGCATGGTTTTTCTGGATATGCAAGAAAACCGGACTAATTGCAAAAAAATAGTTTGTTCCACAAAAATGTGTTCTTATAAGAGAATCTCGATGAACATACTGAGCACTAACAAACATAGGTTGTGGCCTTATATTTTCTACACGAGAGTTTTGTGAAGTAGAAGCGTAATCGAGGTGAGCCCTTGTGTAACCCTGTGGAGTACCACTATCATCGGAGTGACCAATTGTGGCAGATTTTTCGGCGGACTCAAGAGACCCTGGAGACTGACTTTCAAGCCATAAATCCTAGCATCATAGCTGGGGGTGATCTTTTAGCCATATATATTCTTTAAGCAGTTAAGCGTACCACAAGTGTCCTTAACTCTGATACTAAATGACGGGTCAAAGTGAGTTGAATAGGCGACTGCATAGTTTTACACTTTCTTGGTTCTTAGGGATTGTAGAATTATAACTTCCCTAAACACAACTAAGTCAATCGACCTATATGATAACAAGACTAGCAACAATATACACAAGGCAAGCTAGCACAAACTGAAATAGAAATAAACACAAAGTCGGATATGAAAATTTATCACGAAGTTCACAACCTTGAGAGAGGTGCTACTCTTCATTGGAGATGCAGAGGCTACTATTGCCCTCAATGTCAACAATGCCCTACCGTTATTCTCCTTCAGTGTTGGCCAACAAATGCCCCGAGTCGATCAGCATTGGTAGACCTTGATGCGGCCCTCGAACCTTGACAAACAAAACCAAATCACAAATCCATAGTTGTGAGGCTTCTAAGCGACACCAACTAGGTAGGGATTATTTGAATCCCAAGAGTAGCAAACACCATGATGATTTGTGCACATAGTTTACTCTCTTACCACACCTCTTGCATGTGATGTGTGCATAGTCTCGTTGATATATTTTTATCACATGTGAAGCCTTTTATGCAATGATTCATTTAGTTGATACTATTCACTCATCTCATTGCATATTTCTATTGATCTAGGGGGGGCTCTAGTTGTGTGCATGGTATATAATCACACAAACATTTGTTGTACATGAACACACCTATGAGGAGCACTCT belongs to Triticum urartu cultivar G1812 chromosome 7, Tu2.1, whole genome shotgun sequence and includes:
- the LOC125523521 gene encoding AAA-ATPase At3g50940-like; amino-acid sequence: MEMVLDWRSVGSLIATVMVFRTAMRDFIPPEAELWLRRLLARLAAAFRAPTATILIDEADGASSGATNDLYDAAQLYLGSRCLAAAPAVRLYKPRQSERAVASLPDSHTADDTFQGVRVKWTSTARPVERGAGHNPYNVFGSRGGGAGGDHRSLELQFPRQHRDFVHDTYIPHIIDEATRMRLKSRERRLYTNRAAAPGDDHHRLWTSHTFSHPSTFDTLAVDPALREEIRADLLRFAARREHYARVGRAWKRGYLLHGPPGTGKTSLVAAIANLLEFDVYDLELTTVPTNSHLRRLLVSTTPKSVVVVEDIDCSLDLSDRKKNSGGADEDNTQLAMLSPAAAAAMAAIGRESISLSGVLNFVDGLWSSCVGERLMIFTTNHPERLDPALLRPGRMDRKIELGYCTPAALRVLAKNYIGVGEDPEDEPDAVVDGLMAEAEGLLAADVRITPADIGEVFMGCDGAGASAALKRLVGELRGRRDAPAADTVQSGAMTEEKME